Proteins from one Rhinopithecus roxellana isolate Shanxi Qingling chromosome 20, ASM756505v1, whole genome shotgun sequence genomic window:
- the LOC115895190 gene encoding uncharacterized protein LOC115895190: protein MSGRPAPVSRKQRLMAAVGERAAGGAPLSCFICGGGIGRGKELKLQVKQPAAGAGAPAQPFFPFLQQQEPAPGARELSPADGCVLVCAVCRCFLGEQWAAFERARTPVDKRMYWLKRPHQCDAGAGGRRGGAGAPREWNVAYALGSAGGDDDEDDGGGPRLRGAAEETRDSDLSELSDTDPLSEPDPPARDAASPHRDGAPGPWPRGGRGQEWRPAPGPAPGQGAEAAAQGRAEHEGLPAKAHADGEPKAGVRRRRKGVGRHWVPEARASVLRGIQNPWQGPPVQEASADGMKGPPSGRASKPLESRPLRETLRGFCTSEDSDINITSGEEDHKEQPYPGVCNPKAKENSGPVPRALPDSRAAPPEGLCCYICGSPLSPASHHQVHVQKQEKLAQAPFFPFLWLHSPPPGAQPISEGGSTLVCASCFSSLTQQWQSFELANVPVLQRLYVVPLDSHAPGMASKGRRLPREEGLPSGALREACYLCGEDCTPDARAVPSRILNGNARSAMHFPFLSLLPCPPNAQGPNKRCEVRSCPKCFSVLEDVWALYRACQNEELITSVQGFLGRYHQAFSASDPALSELPASAQGGPVSICYICGAELGPGKEFQLNVNPASRLGEKEPFFPFLTVYPPAPRARPVDSTGLVATCVLCYHDLLAQWLQHEARSTHHAVSAWSRQYQVETFVCFFCQQEKKRCLGLKSVRVARLPLFLYTLRASHSLLVDDGQQLIIGACVECGTLVCAGQGLNRQGPMSWSSPVATVTKGHLRSAESVCRHPPIRPRAHLFPMLPDYLRPHGPGSWNTWSGLIGRGDLVEGCGLKLLGGSVLAAGLLPVI from the exons ATGAGCGGGCGGCCGGCCCCGGTCTCCCGCAAGCAGCGGCTCATGGCAGCCGTAGGCGAgcgggcggcgggcggcgcgCCGCTCTCCTGCTTCATCTGCGGCGGTGGCATCGGGCGCGGCAAGGAGCTGAAGCTGCAGGTGAAGCAGCCGGCGGCGGGCGCGGGGGCCCCGGCGCAGCCCTTCTTCCCGTTCCTGCAGCAGCAGGAGCCGGCGCCCGGCGCGCGCGAGCTGTCCCCGGCCGACGGCTGTGTGCTGGTGTGCGCCGTGTGCCGCTGCTTCCTGGGCGAGCAGTGGGCCGCCTTCGAGCGCGCCCGCACGCCGGTGGACAAGCGCATGTACTGGCTCAAGCGGCCCCACCAGTGCGACGCGGGCGCGGGCGGCCGCCGTGGCGGCGCCGGGGCCCCCCGCGAGTGGAACGTCGCCTACGCGCTGGGCAGCGCCGGCGGCGACGACGACGAGGACGACGGTGGCGGCCCCCGGCTCCGCGGGGCCGCCGAGGAGACGCGAGACTCTGACCTGTCGGAGCTGTCGGACACGGACCCACTTTCCGAGCCCGACCCGCCTGCGCGAGACGCGGCCAGCCCCCACCGGGACGGGGCCCCGGGGCCATGGCCTCGCGGGGGGCGCGGCCAGGAGTGGAGGCCAGCTCCGGGACCCGCTCCGGGACAGGGCGCAGAGGCCGCGGCGCAGGGGCGCGCGGAGCACGAGGGGCTCCCCGCGAAGGCCCACGCAGATGGGGAGCCTAAGGCCGGGGTTAGGCGCCGGCGGAAGGGGGTTGGGAGGCACTGGGTTCCTGAGGCCCGGGCCAGCGTCCTGAGGGGCATTCAGAATCCTTGGCAAGGTCCTCCTGTCCAAGAGGCTTCTGCAGACGGCATGAAAGGGCCTCCCTCGGGCAGAGCCTCTAAGCCCCTGGAGAGCAGGCCGCTGAGGGAGACCCTCCGGGGCTTCTGCACATCCGAGGACAGTGACATCAATATCACCAGTGGGGAAGAGGACCACAAGGAGCAGCCTTACCCAGGCGTCTGCAACCCCAAAGCGAAGGAGAACAGTGGCCCTGTCCCCCGGGCTCTCCCGGACAGCCGGGCGGCACCACCAGAGGGCCTTTGCTGCTACATCTGCGGGTCCCCGCTGTCCCCGGCCTCGCACCACCAGGTCCACGTGCAGAAGCAGGAGAAGCTGGCGCAGGCCCCGTTCTTCCCCTTCCTGTGGCTGCACAGCCCGCCCCCAGGGGCACAGCCCATCAGTGAGGGCGGCAGCACCCTGGTGTGCGccagctgcttctcctccctCACGCAGCAGTGGCAGAGCTTCGAGCTGGCCAACGTGCCGGTGCTGCAGCGACTCTATGTGGTGCCCCTGGACAGCCACGCCCCCGGCATGGCCTCCAAGGGCAGGAGGCTCCCGAGAGAAGAGGGCCTGCCCTCCGGGGCCCTGCGAGAGGCCTGCTACCTTTGTGGGGAGGACTGTACCCCAGATGCCCGGGCGGTCCCCTCCAGGATCCTCAATGGCAACGCCAGGAGCGCCATGCAtttccccttcctcagcctccttcccTGCCCGCCCAACGCCCAGGGCCCCAACAAGCGCTGTGAGGTCCGCAGCTGCCCCAAGTGTTTCAGCGTCCTAGAGGATGTCTGGGCCCTGTACAGGGCCTGCCAGAACGAGGAGCTCATCACCTCCGTGCAGGGCTTCCTGGGCAGGTACCACCAGGCCTTCTCCGCCTCCGACCCTGCCCTCTCCGAGCTGCCCGCGTCAGCCCAGGGCGGCCCCGTGTCCATCTGCTACATCTGTGGGGCTGAGCTGGGCCCCGGGAAGGAGTTCCAGCTCAACGTGAACCCTGCCAGCCGCTTGGGCGAGAAGGagcccttcttccccttcctgacTGTGTACCCGCCTGCCCCTCGTGCCAGGCCTGTGGACTCCACCGGCCTGGTGGCCACCTGTGTGCTCTGCTACCATGACCTGCTGGCCCAGTGGCTGCAGCATGAGGCCCGCAGCACCCACCATGCTGTCAGCGCCTGGTCCCGGCAGTACCAGGTGGAGACATTCGTGTGCTTCTTTTGCCAGCAGGAGAAGAAACGGTGTCTGGGCCTGAAGTCCGTGCGGGTGGCCCGGCTGCCCCTGTTCCTATACACCTTGCGAGCAAGCCACAGCCTGTTGGTGGATGACGGACAGCAGCTGATCATTGGCGCTTGCGTGGAGTGTGGGACCCTGGTGTGTGCGGGTCAAGGGCTCAACCGCCAGGGACCCATGAGCTGGAGCTCCCCAGTGGCAACAGTGACGAAG GGACATCTGAGGTCTGCGGAGAGCGTCTGTCGTCACCCGCCCATCAGGCCACGTGCACATCTGTTTCCCATGCTTCCTGACTATCTGCGCCCACACGGTCCAGGCTCTTGGAACACCTGGTCAGGACTGATTGGAAGGGGGGACCTTGTGGAAG